The following proteins are co-located in the Pseudomonadota bacterium genome:
- a CDS encoding FAD-dependent oxidoreductase, with the protein MRDVVVLGSGVAGLTAAYHLRDLDVEVIEAASHIGGRTLSESFDDGTWANYAAQYVSDDKIKVIELADELGLELIPSGFHSNDLRAFDPSNSDDPAAVEAWIARLEDEQANRRPADSAELDQVSVAQWLDDAPPAVMTFFETWCGSLIFGSTIEISLYGLMLIWGDDRTSAFTDRPVARSNRGDTVFKGGTNQLTRALAEASGAVMTQDTEVLSVSAIQGGYHIAGIGKDGVHETTARRVVSALPAPVALNVIADLPEEKREALGAIRYGRNIATPISIAADGQSVAPYPMVPSRPDQTYNSNGFVLRTPGDMDRDGGCFHSYVHDVFAKPLWDDPAATVQSGAVRALVERFPQLSDRIARVGYRRWRHALPHYSPGRMRHQAALEASVDGLHFCGDYVLTSNMDGAARSGELAARKVLAG; encoded by the coding sequence ATGCGTGATGTCGTGGTGCTGGGTTCGGGCGTCGCTGGTTTGACCGCGGCCTATCACCTGCGCGATCTCGACGTCGAGGTGATCGAGGCCGCGAGCCATATCGGCGGGCGCACCCTATCGGAGTCCTTCGACGACGGCACCTGGGCCAACTATGCGGCGCAGTACGTCAGCGACGATAAGATCAAGGTCATCGAGCTGGCCGACGAACTGGGCCTGGAGCTCATCCCCAGCGGCTTTCACAGCAACGATCTGCGCGCCTTCGATCCGTCGAACAGCGATGACCCGGCGGCCGTCGAAGCATGGATCGCCAGGCTGGAGGACGAGCAGGCCAACCGGCGGCCGGCTGACAGCGCCGAACTCGATCAGGTCTCGGTCGCCCAGTGGCTCGACGACGCACCACCGGCGGTTATGACTTTCTTCGAGACGTGGTGCGGCTCTCTGATCTTCGGCTCGACCATCGAGATCTCGCTCTATGGTCTGATGCTGATCTGGGGCGACGACCGGACCAGCGCCTTCACCGACCGGCCGGTTGCCCGCTCCAACCGTGGCGACACGGTCTTCAAGGGCGGGACGAACCAGCTTACCCGGGCACTCGCCGAAGCCAGCGGCGCGGTGATGACGCAGGACACCGAGGTGCTGTCGGTGAGCGCGATCCAGGGCGGCTACCACATCGCCGGGATCGGGAAAGACGGTGTCCATGAAACGACGGCGCGCCGTGTCGTCAGTGCCCTGCCGGCGCCGGTTGCCTTGAACGTGATCGCCGACTTGCCGGAAGAAAAGCGCGAGGCGCTCGGCGCCATTCGTTATGGCCGCAACATCGCGACACCGATTTCGATCGCGGCCGACGGACAGAGCGTTGCACCCTATCCGATGGTGCCCTCGCGACCCGACCAGACCTACAACTCAAACGGTTTCGTGCTGCGCACGCCGGGTGACATGGACAGGGACGGCGGCTGTTTCCATTCCTATGTCCACGACGTCTTCGCCAAGCCCCTGTGGGACGATCCGGCGGCGACCGTCCAATCCGGCGCCGTACGCGCGTTGGTCGAACGTTTTCCCCAGCTATCGGACCGCATTGCACGGGTCGGCTACAGACGCTGGCGCCACGCCCTGCCACACTATAGCCCCGGTCGCATGCGACATCAGGCGGCACTGGAAGCGTCTGTCGACGGGCTGCACTTTTGCGGCGACTACGTGCTGACGTCGAACATGGACGGGGCCGCGCGCAGCGGGGAGCTGGCCGCGCGGAAGGTGCTTGCGGGGTAA